The following are encoded in a window of Sinorhizobium sojae CCBAU 05684 genomic DNA:
- a CDS encoding M16 family metallopeptidase — translation MMKVECTRLPSGLTVVTEQMPHLESVALGVWIKSGSRNETVEEHGIAHLLEHMAFKGTRRRSARQIAEEIENVGGEVNAATSTETTSYYARVLKDHVPLAIDILADILTDSTFEEDELRREKHVILQEIGAADDTPDDVVFDRFAEAAFRDQTVGRPILGTPETVMSFTPDQIRHYLGRNYTTDRTFIVAAGAIDHDTIVRQVEERFSTLPASPLASPVLDTARYTGGDNRETRDLMDAQILLGFEGRAYHARDFYCSQILANILGGGMSSRLFQEVREHRGLCYSVYAFHWGFSDTGIFGIHAATGGENLPELTPVIVEELRKSSTNIEQQEIDRARAQIRAQLLMGQESPAARAGQIARQMMLYGRPIPNDELMERLSGITVERLTDLAGRLFFDTVPTLSAIGPLDHLAPMNDLLSSLSAKSPAVKAMAG, via the coding sequence ATGATGAAAGTTGAGTGCACCCGGCTGCCTTCCGGGCTGACCGTGGTTACCGAGCAAATGCCGCATCTCGAGAGCGTGGCGCTCGGGGTCTGGATCAAGTCCGGTTCGCGCAACGAGACCGTGGAGGAACACGGCATTGCGCATCTGCTGGAGCACATGGCTTTCAAGGGCACGAGGCGGCGCAGCGCCCGCCAGATCGCCGAAGAGATCGAGAATGTCGGCGGCGAGGTCAACGCCGCCACCTCTACCGAGACGACCTCCTATTATGCCCGCGTGCTCAAGGACCATGTGCCGCTGGCGATCGACATCCTGGCCGATATCCTGACGGATTCGACCTTCGAGGAGGACGAGCTCCGCCGCGAGAAGCACGTGATCCTGCAGGAGATCGGCGCTGCCGACGACACTCCGGACGACGTGGTCTTCGACCGCTTTGCCGAAGCGGCCTTTCGCGATCAGACGGTCGGCCGGCCGATCCTCGGGACGCCGGAAACGGTGATGTCGTTTACCCCCGACCAGATCCGCCATTATCTCGGCCGCAACTACACGACCGATCGGACCTTCATCGTCGCCGCCGGCGCCATCGACCACGACACGATCGTGCGTCAGGTGGAAGAGCGTTTCTCGACTTTGCCAGCCTCGCCGCTTGCGTCTCCGGTGCTCGATACGGCGCGTTATACCGGGGGCGACAATCGCGAGACCCGCGACCTCATGGATGCGCAGATCCTGCTCGGCTTCGAAGGCAGGGCCTATCACGCCCGCGATTTCTATTGCTCGCAAATCCTCGCCAACATCCTCGGCGGCGGCATGTCCTCGCGCCTCTTCCAGGAAGTGCGCGAGCATCGCGGCCTCTGTTATTCCGTCTATGCCTTCCATTGGGGCTTTTCCGACACCGGCATTTTCGGCATCCATGCCGCAACCGGTGGCGAAAACCTGCCTGAACTGACGCCGGTCATCGTCGAGGAGCTGCGGAAGTCTTCGACGAACATCGAGCAGCAGGAGATCGATCGCGCCCGCGCCCAGATCCGGGCACAATTGTTGATGGGTCAGGAAAGCCCCGCGGCGCGGGCCGGCCAGATCGCCCGGCAGATGATGCTCTACGGGCGCCCCATTCCGAATGACGAACTCATGGAGCGTCTGTCCGGCATCACAGTCGAGCGCCTGACGGATCTCGCCGGCCGGCTCTTCTTCGACACCGTGCCCACGCTTTCGGCGATCGGCCCCCTCGATCACCTCGCCCCGATGAACGATCTCCTCTCCTCGTTGAGCGCGAAGTCGCCCGCGGTAAAGGCCATGGCAGGCTGA
- the thrC gene encoding threonine synthase — translation MKTVKYISTRGEAAPLGFCDALLAGLARDGGLYLPKEWPTFSKKEIRRLRGNTYQDIAFAVLEPFTNGEIPTAKFREMIDEAYATFRHPAVAPLVQTGPNSFVMELFHGSTLAFKDVAMQLLARLMDHVLAERGERATIVGATSGDTGGAAIDAFAGRERTDIFILFPHGKVSPVQQRQMTTAAAGNVHAIAVNGNFDDCQNLVKAMFNDEAFRDRVKLSGVNSINWARIMAQIVYYFTAALTLGGPDRKISFTVPTGNFGDIFAGYVAKRMGLPIDKLIIATNENDILARTLKTGRYEMREVKATTSPSMDIQISSNFERLLFEANDRDPAEVRAAMEGLKQSGSFAIGEAALKKIRKEFRAGRASEKKVSETIRKTYEETGYLLDPHTAIGVFVAAGHEKPSAPMVTLATAHPAKFPYAVKSASGIDPALPSWLADLMTRAERFDILDPELKIVETFIGERTRVRD, via the coding sequence ATGAAGACGGTGAAGTACATATCGACGCGCGGAGAAGCGGCCCCGCTCGGATTCTGCGACGCGCTTCTGGCGGGACTTGCACGCGACGGCGGTCTCTATCTTCCGAAGGAATGGCCGACCTTCTCGAAGAAGGAAATCCGGCGGCTGCGCGGCAATACCTACCAGGACATCGCCTTCGCCGTGCTCGAACCCTTCACCAATGGCGAGATCCCGACCGCGAAGTTCCGCGAAATGATCGACGAGGCCTACGCCACCTTCCGCCATCCGGCCGTCGCACCCCTGGTCCAGACCGGGCCGAACTCCTTCGTGATGGAACTCTTCCACGGCTCGACACTCGCCTTCAAGGATGTCGCCATGCAGTTGCTGGCGCGGCTGATGGACCATGTGCTTGCCGAGCGAGGCGAACGCGCGACGATCGTCGGCGCGACGTCGGGCGATACCGGCGGGGCCGCGATCGACGCCTTTGCCGGCCGCGAGCGCACCGATATCTTCATCCTCTTCCCGCACGGCAAGGTGTCGCCGGTGCAGCAGAGGCAGATGACCACCGCAGCGGCCGGAAATGTGCATGCGATCGCCGTCAACGGCAATTTCGACGATTGCCAGAATCTCGTCAAAGCCATGTTCAACGACGAGGCCTTCCGCGACCGGGTGAAGCTCTCGGGTGTCAACTCGATCAACTGGGCGCGCATCATGGCGCAGATCGTCTACTATTTCACGGCCGCGCTCACGCTCGGAGGCCCGGACCGGAAGATCTCCTTCACGGTGCCGACCGGCAATTTCGGCGACATATTCGCGGGCTACGTCGCCAAGCGCATGGGGCTGCCGATCGACAAGCTGATCATCGCCACCAATGAAAACGACATTCTCGCCCGCACTTTGAAGACCGGCCGCTATGAAATGCGCGAAGTGAAGGCCACGACGTCGCCTTCGATGGATATCCAGATCTCCTCCAATTTCGAACGGCTGCTGTTTGAGGCCAATGATCGCGACCCGGCCGAGGTGCGCGCGGCGATGGAAGGGCTCAAGCAATCCGGCTCCTTCGCGATCGGCGAGGCCGCGCTGAAAAAAATCCGCAAGGAATTCCGCGCCGGCCGCGCCTCGGAAAAAAAGGTGTCGGAGACAATCCGAAAGACCTATGAGGAAACCGGTTATCTCCTTGATCCGCATACGGCAATCGGCGTTTTCGTGGCGGCCGGGCACGAGAAGCCTTCCGCACCGATGGTGACGCTTGCGACCGCCCACCCAGCCAAATTTCCCTACGCGGTAAAATCGGCCAGCGGTATTGACCCCGCGCTTCCGTCGTGGCTTGCTGATCTCATGACTAGGGCGGAGCGTTTCGATATCCTGGATCCGGAACTGAAGATCGTCGAAACCTTCATCGGCGAGCGCACCCGCGTTCGGGATTAG
- a CDS encoding branched-chain amino acid ABC transporter substrate-binding protein, which yields MRLSLLSGLTFAAGVAFAPLAHADVTLGVITPLTGAVAAFGEQVKNGAEAAVAAINDDGGINGEKIVIRIVDTGGEPKQAVSVSNQLAGEGVRYVVGPVLSGTAMPASDVLAENGILMVTPTATTPDLTARGLWNVFRTCGRDDQQAVVAADYVLQNLKDERIAVLHDKGAYGKGLADGFKAAINAGGMDEVVYEGLTPGEKDYSAIVTRLKAENVDVVYFGGYHAEGGLLVRQMHDQGVDAQLIGGDGLSNTEFWAIGGEAAEGTVYTNASDATRNPAATPVIEALRAKNIPAEAFTLNAYAAVQVIKAGIEKAGSADDPTAVAAAIKSGDEIDTVIGDLTYDESGDLTSPSFSLYKWEAGKSVPVE from the coding sequence ATGCGTCTTTCATTATTGTCCGGATTGACCTTTGCGGCCGGCGTCGCTTTTGCGCCGCTCGCCCATGCCGACGTCACGCTCGGTGTGATCACCCCGCTCACCGGAGCGGTCGCAGCCTTCGGCGAGCAGGTCAAGAACGGCGCCGAGGCCGCCGTGGCCGCGATCAATGACGACGGCGGCATCAATGGTGAGAAGATCGTCATCAGGATCGTCGACACCGGCGGCGAACCGAAGCAGGCCGTATCCGTATCCAACCAGCTCGCAGGCGAAGGCGTGCGCTATGTGGTCGGCCCGGTGCTTTCCGGCACGGCGATGCCGGCCTCCGACGTGCTCGCGGAAAACGGGATCCTGATGGTCACGCCGACGGCGACCACGCCGGATCTCACCGCCCGCGGGCTCTGGAACGTCTTTCGCACCTGCGGCCGCGACGACCAGCAGGCGGTCGTCGCCGCCGATTACGTCTTGCAGAACCTCAAGGACGAGCGCATCGCCGTGCTTCATGATAAGGGGGCCTATGGCAAGGGCCTCGCCGACGGCTTCAAGGCCGCCATCAATGCAGGCGGCATGGATGAAGTCGTCTATGAGGGCCTCACCCCAGGCGAGAAGGATTACAGCGCCATCGTCACGCGCCTCAAAGCCGAGAACGTCGACGTCGTTTATTTCGGCGGCTACCACGCCGAAGGCGGCCTGCTTGTCCGTCAGATGCACGACCAGGGTGTCGACGCACAGCTGATCGGCGGCGACGGTCTCTCCAACACCGAGTTCTGGGCAATCGGCGGCGAGGCGGCCGAAGGGACAGTCTACACCAATGCCAGCGACGCTACCCGCAACCCCGCCGCGACACCGGTGATCGAGGCTCTCAGGGCGAAGAACATTCCGGCCGAGGCCTTCACGCTCAATGCCTATGCCGCCGTCCAGGTGATCAAGGCCGGCATCGAGAAGGCAGGGTCCGCCGACGATCCGACCGCCGTTGCAGCGGCGATCAAGTCGGGTGACGAGATCGATACGGTGATCGGCGACCTGACCTACGACGAATCTGGCGACCTCACGTCGCCAAGCTTCTCCCTCTACAAGTGGGAAGCCGGCAAAAGCGTGCCCGTGGAGTGA
- a CDS encoding HAD family hydrolase has product MTGIDLIIFDCDGVLVDSEIIASEVQAALVSEAGFPISVEEMNERFAGLTWRDTLLTIEKEANVPLSASLIDKVDTILDQRLARDVRIVDGVQPMLMQLTLPHCICSNSTSARLATMLGKVGIRDHFGPHIYSARDLGPDRVKPKPDIFLHGAAQFGHDPSRVLVIEDSVHGVHGARAAGMRVVGFTGGKHTYPLHADRLTDAGAETVISRMASLPGVIAALAEWSESLTA; this is encoded by the coding sequence ATGACCGGTATCGACCTCATCATCTTCGACTGCGACGGCGTTCTCGTCGATTCGGAAATCATAGCCTCGGAAGTCCAGGCCGCGCTGGTGAGCGAGGCGGGCTTTCCGATCAGCGTCGAGGAGATGAACGAACGCTTCGCCGGCCTGACATGGCGCGACACTCTGCTGACGATCGAAAAGGAAGCCAATGTTCCGCTCTCGGCCTCGCTGATCGACAAGGTCGACACCATTCTCGACCAGCGCCTTGCCCGGGACGTCAGAATCGTCGACGGCGTGCAGCCGATGCTGATGCAGCTCACGCTGCCACATTGCATCTGCTCCAACTCCACATCGGCGCGTCTTGCCACGATGCTCGGCAAGGTCGGCATCCGCGATCATTTCGGTCCACATATCTATTCCGCGCGCGACCTCGGGCCGGACCGGGTGAAGCCGAAACCGGACATCTTTCTGCACGGTGCCGCCCAGTTCGGCCACGATCCCTCGCGGGTCCTCGTCATCGAAGATTCCGTCCATGGCGTCCACGGTGCGCGGGCAGCCGGGATGCGCGTGGTCGGCTTCACCGGCGGGAAGCATACCTATCCGTTGCACGCCGACAGGTTGACGGATGCCGGCGCGGAGACCGTCATCTCACGGATGGCGTCCCTCCCGGGCGTGATCGCTGCGCTTGCCGAATGGTCGGAATCGTTGACAGCCTGA